In Arsenophonus sp. aPb, one DNA window encodes the following:
- the pstS gene encoding phosphate ABC transporter substrate-binding protein PstS, which translates to MKLMRSIIVNVIAMFSLTTMSVYAATSLTGAGATFPAPVYAKWADSYQKQTGDQINYQGIGSSGGVKQIIAKTVDFGASDAPLSDEKLHQASLIQFPTVIGGVVPTVNIAGIQSGQLVLDGKTLANIYLGIIKKWNDPKIVELNPGLKLPAQNITVVRRADGSGTTFVFTSYLAKVNADWKNKIGTGSTVRWPTGIAGKGNEGVAAFVQRLPGAIGYVEYAYAKQNKLAYTKLISADGEAIAPTASSFSAAAKKADWTKTFAQDLTNQAGKNVWPITSATFILLHKKQKNIAKGKAILAFFDWAYDKGADQAKALDYATLPNEVVAHIRAAWKSNIKDANGNPIY; encoded by the coding sequence ATGAAATTGATGCGTTCTATCATCGTTAATGTTATAGCCATGTTCTCTTTGACGACAATGTCAGTTTATGCAGCGACTAGTCTTACTGGCGCTGGTGCCACATTTCCTGCACCGGTTTATGCAAAATGGGCGGATAGCTACCAAAAACAAACGGGCGATCAGATTAACTACCAGGGGATTGGTTCATCCGGTGGGGTAAAACAGATTATAGCTAAAACAGTTGATTTTGGTGCTTCTGATGCACCTTTAAGTGATGAAAAACTTCATCAAGCCTCTCTTATTCAATTTCCAACTGTGATTGGTGGCGTTGTTCCAACGGTCAATATTGCCGGTATTCAATCTGGACAATTGGTATTAGATGGCAAAACATTGGCTAACATTTATCTAGGTATCATTAAAAAATGGAATGACCCAAAAATTGTTGAATTAAATCCGGGTTTAAAATTACCGGCACAAAATATTACCGTTGTCCGCCGTGCTGATGGTTCAGGAACGACTTTTGTTTTTACCAGCTATCTAGCCAAAGTAAATGCTGACTGGAAAAATAAGATTGGTACAGGTTCTACCGTTAGGTGGCCAACGGGCATTGCTGGAAAAGGTAATGAAGGTGTTGCTGCTTTTGTTCAACGTCTACCTGGCGCAATTGGTTATGTAGAATATGCCTATGCTAAACAGAACAAATTAGCTTATACCAAATTAATTTCTGCCGATGGGGAAGCCATTGCGCCAACCGCAAGTAGTTTTAGTGCCGCTGCAAAAAAGGCAGATTGGACTAAAACATTTGCGCAAGATCTCACCAATCAAGCAGGAAAAAATGTATGGCCAATTACTTCGGCAACTTTTATCTTATTACATAAGAAACAGAAAAATATTGCGAAGGGAAAAGCCATATTAGCATTCTTTGACTGGGCATATGACAAAGGCGCTGACCAGGCTAAGGCTTTAGATTATGCGACATTGCCGAATGAAGTTGTGGCACATATTCGGGCAGCATGGAAAAGTAATATAAAAGATGCTAATGGTAATCCTATATACTGA
- the pstC gene encoding phosphate ABC transporter permease PstC, which yields MAEKLTTYKAPGKKGDLIFGALVKLAALITLLMLSGIIISLIIASWPSIEKFGFSFLWSKVWDVPAQEFGALVTIYGTVVTSLIALIIAVPVSFGIALFLTELSPNWLKRPLGIAIELLAAIPSIVYGMWGLFVFAPLFATYFQEPVGNVLAGIPIIGELFSGPALGIGILAAGVILAIMIIPYIASVMRDVFEQTPVMMKESAYGIGCTTWEVIWHIVLPYTRNGVIGGVMLGLGRALGETMAVTFIIGNTYQLDSFSLFMPGNSITSTLANEFAEAESGLHTAALMELGLILFVITFIVLAFSKLMIMRLAKNEGR from the coding sequence ATGGCTGAGAAATTAACGACATATAAAGCACCGGGGAAAAAAGGTGATCTCATTTTTGGTGCTCTCGTTAAGTTAGCTGCATTAATTACACTATTAATGTTAAGTGGAATTATTATTTCTTTGATTATTGCATCGTGGCCGAGTATTGAAAAATTTGGTTTTTCTTTTCTTTGGTCAAAGGTTTGGGATGTCCCTGCTCAGGAATTTGGGGCATTAGTAACCATTTATGGCACGGTAGTAACGTCATTAATTGCCTTGATCATTGCGGTACCGGTCAGTTTTGGCATTGCGCTATTTTTAACAGAATTATCACCAAATTGGTTAAAGCGACCGCTAGGAATTGCGATTGAACTATTGGCGGCCATACCGAGTATTGTTTATGGCATGTGGGGATTGTTTGTTTTTGCGCCGCTATTTGCCACTTATTTTCAAGAGCCTGTTGGTAATGTTTTGGCAGGAATACCGATTATAGGTGAATTATTTTCAGGTCCGGCTTTAGGTATTGGTATCTTAGCTGCTGGCGTGATCCTGGCAATTATGATTATTCCTTATATAGCTTCAGTGATGCGGGATGTTTTTGAGCAGACGCCAGTTATGATGAAAGAATCTGCTTATGGTATTGGTTGTACGACGTGGGAGGTTATTTGGCATATCGTATTACCCTATACGCGTAATGGCGTGATTGGCGGTGTGATGTTAGGGTTAGGACGAGCTTTAGGGGAAACGATGGCAGTCACTTTCATTATTGGTAATACTTATCAGTTAGATAGCTTTTCACTTTTTATGCCAGGAAATAGTATTACCTCCACGTTGGCAAATGAATTTGCTGAAGCGGAAAGTGGATTACATACTGCTGCATTAATGGAGTTAGGCTTAATTTTATTTGTTATTACCTTTATCGTGCTTGCGTTTTCTAAATTGATGATTATGCGTTTGGCCAAAAATGAAGGGCGCTAA
- the pstA gene encoding phosphate ABC transporter permease PstA — protein MLTTDTTKTIDIKQRQRRQAWRRQKNRIALLLSMITMAFGLFWLIWILFTTLTKGVEGMSWNLFTEMTPPPNSTGGGLANAIVGSGLLILWATVLGTPLGIMAGIYLAEYGRRSWLAEIIRFINDILLSAPSIVVGLFVYMIVVARMQHFSGWAGVIALALLQIPIVIRTTENMLKLVPDNLREAAYALGAPKWKMILSITLKASVSGIITGVLLAIARIAGETAPLLFTSLSNQFWSTDLSEPIANLPVTIFKFAMSPFSEWQQLAWAGVLLITLCVLLINILARLLFAKKKY, from the coding sequence ATGTTGACGACAGATACCACAAAAACTATCGATATTAAACAACGTCAACGTCGTCAGGCATGGCGGAGACAAAAAAATCGGATTGCACTATTGCTCTCGATGATCACAATGGCATTTGGTCTGTTTTGGTTAATTTGGATCTTATTTACAACATTAACCAAAGGAGTAGAAGGCATGTCTTGGAATTTATTCACTGAAATGACGCCGCCACCAAATTCTACTGGTGGGGGATTAGCTAATGCTATCGTAGGTAGTGGTTTGCTGATTTTATGGGCCACGGTGCTAGGTACACCACTTGGCATTATGGCCGGTATTTATTTAGCCGAATATGGGCGTCGTTCTTGGCTGGCGGAAATTATTCGTTTTATTAATGATATTTTGCTTTCTGCACCATCAATTGTGGTTGGATTATTCGTTTATATGATTGTTGTTGCCAGAATGCAGCATTTTTCTGGTTGGGCTGGTGTTATTGCTCTGGCGTTGTTACAGATCCCGATTGTTATTCGAACAACGGAAAATATGCTAAAACTTGTGCCAGATAATTTGCGTGAAGCAGCTTATGCTTTAGGTGCACCAAAATGGAAAATGATTTTATCCATTACCTTAAAAGCGTCTGTCTCAGGGATTATTACCGGAGTATTACTTGCCATTGCTAGAATTGCTGGTGAAACAGCGCCTTTATTGTTTACCTCACTTTCCAATCAATTCTGGAGTACCGACCTTAGCGAACCGATTGCTAATCTACCAGTAACTATATTTAAATTTGCAATGAGTCCATTTTCAGAATGGCAGCAATTAGCTTGGGCAGGTGTTTTATTGATTACTTTATGTGTATTGTTAATCAATATTTTAGCGCGTCTATTATTTGCCAAGAAAAAATATTAG
- the pstB gene encoding phosphate ABC transporter ATP-binding protein PstB, whose protein sequence is MIKVNDRVESKIQVRDLNFYYGKFHALKDISLNIAENKVTAFIGPSGCGKSTLLRTFNKMYELYTEQHAEGEILLDGANILTDEQDIALLRARVGMVFQKPKPFPMSIYDNIAFGVRLFEKLSRAEMDERVQWALTKAALWEETKDKLSHSGYSLSGGQQQRLCIARGIAIRPEILLLDEPCSALDPISTGRIEELINELKSEYTVVMVTHNMQQAARCSDYTAFMYLGKLIEFNDTDTLFTTPTVKQTEDYITGRYG, encoded by the coding sequence ATGATTAAAGTTAACGATAGGGTAGAAAGTAAAATTCAAGTTCGTGACTTGAACTTCTACTATGGCAAATTTCATGCGCTAAAAGATATTTCGTTAAACATTGCAGAGAATAAAGTAACGGCTTTTATTGGCCCTTCAGGCTGTGGAAAATCTACCCTTTTACGTACATTTAATAAGATGTATGAACTCTATACTGAACAGCATGCAGAAGGTGAAATTTTGCTGGATGGTGCCAATATTTTGACCGATGAACAAGATATTGCCTTATTACGCGCTAGAGTAGGCATGGTTTTCCAAAAGCCTAAGCCTTTTCCGATGTCAATCTATGACAATATTGCTTTTGGGGTGCGTTTATTTGAGAAACTTTCTCGCGCTGAAATGGACGAACGTGTTCAATGGGCGTTGACTAAAGCCGCCCTTTGGGAGGAAACAAAAGATAAACTTTCGCATAGTGGCTATAGTTTATCAGGCGGTCAGCAGCAACGGCTATGCATTGCTCGTGGTATTGCGATCCGGCCAGAAATATTGCTATTAGATGAGCCTTGTTCAGCACTTGACCCTATCTCAACAGGGCGTATTGAAGAGTTGATAAATGAACTGAAATCGGAATATACCGTGGTAATGGTCACTCATAATATGCAGCAGGCAGCACGTTGTTCCGACTACACAGCATTTATGTATCTAGGTAAATTGATTGAATTTAATGATACAGATACTTTGTTTACCACACCTACAGTAAAACAGACTGAGGATTATATTACTGGCCGCTACGGTTGA
- the phoU gene encoding phosphate signaling complex protein PhoU yields MDNLNYNKHISGQFNAELEHIRTELMKMGGLVEEQLKNAIEALHNQDQDLAKKVIEGDQKVNMMEVAIDEACVRIIAKRQPTASDLRLIMAISKTIAELERIGDVADKICEVALEKFSEQHQSLLVSLEALGGHTIQMLHNVLDAFARMDLDAAIQVYLEDKKVDEEYEGIVRQLMTYMMEDPRTIPSVLTALFCARSIERIGDRCQNICEFIFYYLKGQDFRHLGGDFVEKMLTKGSH; encoded by the coding sequence ATGGATAATTTAAATTACAACAAACATATTTCCGGCCAGTTTAATGCTGAGTTGGAGCATATTCGTACTGAATTAATGAAAATGGGTGGCTTGGTAGAAGAACAACTTAAAAATGCCATTGAAGCTTTACATAACCAAGATCAGGATTTGGCAAAAAAAGTGATAGAGGGTGATCAAAAAGTCAATATGATGGAGGTAGCAATTGATGAGGCATGTGTGCGCATTATTGCTAAGCGGCAACCTACTGCCAGTGATTTACGTTTAATTATGGCAATCTCGAAAACCATTGCCGAGCTTGAACGTATTGGTGATGTAGCTGATAAGATTTGTGAGGTTGCATTGGAGAAGTTTTCTGAGCAACATCAATCGTTACTTGTCAGTCTGGAAGCACTTGGCGGGCATACTATTCAAATGTTACATAATGTGTTGGATGCGTTTGCCCGTATGGATTTGGATGCAGCAATTCAGGTTTATCTGGAAGATAAAAAAGTTGATGAAGAGTATGAAGGTATTGTTCGCCAACTCATGACTTATATGATGGAAGATCCTCGCACTATTCCTAGTGTATTAACAGCCTTGTTTTGCGCGCGTTCTATCGAGCGAATAGGAGATCGTTGCCAAAATATTTGTGAATTTATTTTCTATTATTTAAAAGGGCAAGATTTTCGTCATTTAGGTGGGGATTTTGTGGAAAAAATGTTGACCAAAGGCAGTCATTAA
- a CDS encoding ABC transporter substrate-binding protein, translated as MKSNLIATVLSVALALVAGLAKADKLDSIKKSGVIRIAVFDSNPPFGFIDAKTKKLVGYDIDIAEAIANDFGVKLVLRPTNPANRIPLLTGGKVDLIGANFTITNERAKQVDFSIPDFVTGQKFIARIGVLKTPDDIIPLRIGADKGTVQEITLRERYPNTKVISYDDTPLAFAALRNGNVQAITQDDAKLVGLLGNLPAKIKADYEISPFSLTREYQALAAAKGETNLINAVNNTLLKLEKSGQAEIIYNRWFGPATKAALPRGDFKFAPLEK; from the coding sequence ATGAAATCCAATCTTATTGCAACTGTATTATCTGTCGCATTAGCCTTGGTTGCTGGGTTGGCAAAAGCAGATAAATTGGACAGTATCAAAAAATCCGGTGTGATCCGTATTGCTGTTTTTGATAGTAATCCACCTTTTGGTTTTATTGATGCTAAAACTAAAAAATTGGTGGGTTATGATATTGATATCGCTGAAGCGATTGCCAATGATTTTGGTGTTAAATTAGTATTACGTCCAACTAACCCAGCGAATCGAATACCTCTATTGACTGGAGGTAAAGTGGATCTGATTGGTGCTAATTTTACTATTACCAATGAACGGGCTAAACAAGTTGATTTTTCAATTCCTGATTTTGTCACTGGACAGAAGTTTATCGCACGTATTGGGGTATTAAAAACGCCTGATGACATTATTCCTTTACGTATCGGTGCGGATAAAGGAACAGTGCAGGAAATTACCCTACGTGAACGCTATCCCAATACTAAAGTAATATCTTACGATGATACTCCACTTGCTTTTGCAGCATTACGAAATGGCAATGTACAAGCTATTACTCAAGATGACGCCAAACTGGTTGGTTTATTGGGGAACTTACCAGCAAAAATTAAAGCAGATTATGAGATTTCACCTTTTAGTCTTACACGTGAATATCAGGCATTAGCAGCCGCTAAAGGTGAAACGAATTTGATCAATGCAGTAAATAATACTTTATTAAAATTAGAAAAAAGTGGTCAGGCGGAAATAATTTATAATCGTTGGTTCGGGCCAGCAACGAAAGCAGCACTACCACGTGGTGATTTTAAATTTGCGCCATTAGAAAAATAA
- a CDS encoding amino acid ABC transporter permease — protein MFEYFFSTQPLAPEYLDWIWQGLLITIWISFCAIAFSSLLGFVVVAARDSHVIFLRWLAMIYISLFRNTPLLIQLFFWYFAVGGILPESVMQWLNTPHQLTILSIQLAWPSFEFLAGVIGLILYSTPFIAEELRAGIYGVKQGQKFAALGLGLSGWQAMRYVVLPQALKIAMPPLLGQYMNIVKNSSLTMAIGVAELSYVSRQIESQSLQTFTAFGVATILYIAIIAVMEAWGQWRQQRLLIKGH, from the coding sequence ATGTTTGAATACTTTTTTTCTACCCAGCCATTAGCACCTGAGTATCTTGATTGGATTTGGCAGGGTTTACTCATTACTATTTGGATCTCATTTTGTGCCATAGCCTTCTCATCCCTGTTAGGTTTTGTTGTCGTTGCTGCTAGAGATAGCCATGTCATTTTTTTGCGTTGGTTGGCAATGATTTATATCTCACTATTTCGTAATACCCCATTATTAATACAGCTTTTTTTTTGGTACTTTGCTGTTGGAGGAATATTACCGGAATCAGTTATGCAATGGCTAAATACACCACATCAACTCACTATTCTCAGTATTCAGTTAGCATGGCCATCATTTGAGTTTTTGGCTGGTGTGATTGGGTTAATTCTCTACTCTACCCCTTTCATTGCTGAAGAATTAAGAGCTGGTATCTATGGTGTAAAGCAAGGGCAAAAATTTGCTGCATTAGGATTAGGTTTATCTGGCTGGCAAGCCATGCGATATGTTGTTTTGCCCCAAGCGTTAAAAATCGCGATGCCGCCTTTGCTGGGGCAGTATATGAATATTGTGAAAAATTCTTCCCTAACTATGGCAATAGGTGTTGCTGAACTTTCTTATGTTTCTCGTCAGATTGAAAGTCAAAGTTTACAAACCTTTACGGCATTTGGCGTGGCGACAATCCTTTATATTGCCATTATCGCTGTGATGGAAGCCTGGGGACAATGGCGTCAGCAGCGCCTATTAATAAAGGGACATTAA
- a CDS encoding amino acid ABC transporter permease, whose amino-acid sequence MNFAVITENWRYLLFGTFPDGPLEGAALTLLISLLAGGISIFLGIAGGIALAMLKGWWANLLAAVLGFFRAIPVIMLIFWSYFLLPVLLGTDIPELTTVICALTLIASAYLAHGVKAGILAIGQGQWQAGMSLGFTRWAVLWHIILPQALRMMLPSFINQWIALIKDTSLAYIVGVAELSFLATQVNNREMIYPMEIFLFVALIYFIMCFSLEMIANQVLRRLEKNRSSLAPLSGKQLKQLAFL is encoded by the coding sequence ATGAATTTTGCAGTCATTACTGAAAATTGGCGCTATCTGTTATTTGGTACATTTCCTGATGGCCCTTTAGAAGGCGCAGCACTGACACTGTTAATAAGTTTATTAGCAGGAGGTATCTCTATTTTTCTTGGCATTGCTGGTGGAATTGCATTAGCAATGTTAAAAGGTTGGTGGGCAAATTTATTGGCAGCTGTGTTAGGTTTTTTTCGTGCTATACCTGTCATCATGTTGATTTTCTGGAGTTACTTTTTATTACCTGTTTTATTAGGCACGGATATTCCTGAATTGACGACGGTAATTTGTGCTTTAACTTTGATCGCGTCAGCTTATTTGGCACATGGAGTAAAAGCCGGTATTTTGGCGATTGGACAGGGGCAGTGGCAAGCGGGGATGTCGTTAGGTTTTACCCGTTGGGCGGTATTATGGCATATTATATTGCCGCAAGCGTTACGGATGATGCTCCCCTCCTTTATTAATCAGTGGATTGCATTAATTAAAGATACTTCATTGGCTTACATTGTCGGAGTGGCAGAATTATCATTTTTAGCAACTCAAGTGAATAATCGAGAAATGATCTATCCAATGGAAATTTTTCTATTTGTTGCCTTAATCTATTTCATTATGTGTTTTTCACTTGAGATGATAGCAAATCAAGTCTTACGTCGTTTAGAGAAAAATCGGTCGTCACTGGCTCCCTTGTCTGGCAAACAACTAAAACAGTTGGCTTTCCTATAG
- a CDS encoding NCS2 family permease, protein MNKTDPIRQQSLLQRMFKLQEHGTTVRTEIIAGLTTFLTMVYIVFVNPQILSMAGMDIKAVFVTTCLVAALGSIMMGIVANLPVAVAPAMGLNAFFAFVVVGAMGYSWQVAMGAIFWGAVGLFLLTLFHIRYWIIAHIPLSLRVGITSGIGLFIALMGLKNAGIIVANPDTLVAIGNFSQSNVLLGILGFFIIAVLAARNIHAAVLVSIVITTIIGMIIGDVRYNGLFALPPSIMTVVGHVDMLGSLDIALSGIIFSFMLINLFDSSGTLIGVTDKAGLADKTGKFPQMKQALYVDSLSSVAGSAMGTSSVTAYIESSSGVAIGGRTGLTAIVVGLLFLLTIFISPLASMVPAYATAGALIYVGVLMTSSLKRVKWHDLTESVPAFITAVMMPFSFSITEGIALGFIAYCVMKIGTGRWREIGLAVVIVALLFVAKIILVDA, encoded by the coding sequence ATGAACAAAACAGATCCGATCAGACAACAGAGTCTGCTTCAGCGCATGTTTAAATTACAAGAACATGGCACGACAGTTCGAACAGAAATCATTGCCGGATTGACGACATTTTTGACAATGGTTTATATCGTTTTTGTTAACCCGCAAATTTTATCAATGGCGGGAATGGATATTAAAGCTGTTTTTGTCACTACCTGTCTAGTTGCGGCATTAGGTAGTATTATGATGGGCATCGTGGCCAATCTACCGGTTGCTGTCGCTCCTGCGATGGGATTAAATGCCTTTTTTGCTTTTGTCGTTGTTGGTGCCATGGGATATTCCTGGCAAGTAGCAATGGGGGCAATCTTCTGGGGAGCTGTTGGTTTATTTCTCTTAACGCTTTTTCATATTCGTTACTGGATTATTGCCCATATCCCCTTAAGCTTACGGGTTGGTATCACGAGCGGTATTGGTTTATTTATTGCCCTGATGGGATTAAAAAATGCGGGCATTATTGTTGCTAATCCGGATACCCTGGTAGCAATTGGTAATTTTTCTCAATCTAATGTGTTATTGGGTATCTTAGGATTTTTTATCATTGCTGTGTTAGCGGCTCGTAATATTCATGCTGCCGTCCTTGTTTCTATTGTAATCACCACGATTATTGGCATGATTATTGGTGATGTCCGATATAATGGTTTATTTGCGTTACCACCTAGCATCATGACAGTGGTTGGACATGTTGATATGCTTGGCTCATTAGATATTGCTTTATCTGGCATTATTTTCTCTTTCATGCTAATTAACCTTTTTGATTCTTCTGGAACTTTAATTGGTGTTACCGATAAAGCGGGCTTGGCTGACAAGACGGGTAAATTTCCACAGATGAAACAAGCGCTTTATGTTGATAGTTTAAGCTCAGTCGCCGGCAGCGCAATGGGAACATCTTCAGTCACTGCCTATATTGAAAGTAGTTCTGGGGTAGCGATAGGTGGGCGTACTGGATTAACCGCAATTGTGGTTGGTTTGCTATTTTTATTAACCATTTTTATTTCACCGCTAGCCAGTATGGTACCTGCCTATGCAACAGCTGGCGCACTGATCTATGTTGGTGTTCTGATGACATCGAGTCTAAAGCGTGTTAAGTGGCATGATTTAACCGAGTCAGTGCCCGCTTTTATCACAGCAGTTATGATGCCTTTTAGTTTTTCAATCACTGAAGGTATCGCGTTAGGTTTTATTGCTTATTGTGTAATGAAAATAGGGACAGGACGGTGGCGTGAGATTGGTTTGGCAGTCGTTATTGTTGCACTATTATTTGTTGCAAAAATTATTTTGGTTGATGCGTAA
- the yihI gene encoding Der GTPase-activating protein YihI — MKKNRESLNLASRERKKQKKKRGHVAGSRYQDRTDAQNSNHPLMEKDPRIGSKKPISLLIDAKEEKDLNSNKPKISKIEKSILSPEEELALLENDERLATLLTHLEEGKTLAKEEMAYVDKQLERIDSLLKIVGIELEDEEDDDKPDDIMRLLRGK; from the coding sequence ATGAAAAAAAACCGTGAATCGCTAAATTTAGCCAGCCGAGAACGAAAAAAACAGAAAAAAAAGCGTGGCCACGTAGCAGGTAGCCGTTATCAAGATAGAACTGACGCGCAAAATAGCAATCATCCGTTAATGGAGAAAGATCCTCGTATTGGCAGTAAGAAACCGATATCACTATTGATTGATGCTAAAGAAGAAAAAGACTTAAATAGCAACAAGCCAAAAATAAGCAAGATAGAAAAATCAATATTATCACCAGAAGAAGAGTTGGCATTATTGGAAAATGACGAGCGTCTAGCCACGTTGTTAACTCATCTTGAAGAAGGTAAAACATTAGCCAAAGAGGAAATGGCTTACGTAGATAAACAACTGGAGCGAATTGATTCCTTGTTGAAAATAGTTGGTATTGAGCTTGAGGACGAAGAAGATGATGATAAACCGGATGATATTATGCGGCTTTTGAGAGGGAAGTAA
- the hemN gene encoding oxygen-independent coproporphyrinogen III oxidase codes for MSEQSIIWDLSLIQKYNYAGPRYTSYPTALEFNHNYSDSDFTIAASRYPDRPLSLYVHIPFCHKLCYFCGCNKLVTRHKHKVDNYLLVLEKEIIKQARLFTNRTVIQMHWGGGTPTYLDKSQISQLMAMLKSHFNFAADAEISIEIDPREIELHVIDHLRCEGFNRLSMGVQDFNKQVQNLVNRQQDEAFIFALMQRAREVGFNSTSIDLIYGLPKQTAETFAFTLERVLALSPDRLSVFNYAHMPHLFAAQRKIKTQDLPTAEQKLAILQQTIFTLTQNGYQFIGMDHFAKPNDELAIAQRNGVLHRNFQGYTTQQNCDLLGLGVSAISMLGDHYAQNQKDLNAYYQAIENHQHALWKGLSLTQDDCIRRDVIKTLICNFQLAYSDIEERYQIDFKDYFFVDLQLLQPMIADGLVIVGQRELQITAKGRLLIRNICMCFDIYLRNQMRQRQFSRVI; via the coding sequence ATGTCAGAGCAGAGTATTATTTGGGATCTTTCCCTCATTCAAAAATATAACTATGCTGGGCCCAGGTATACCTCTTATCCTACTGCATTAGAATTTAACCACAACTATAGTGATAGTGATTTTACGATTGCCGCCAGTCGCTATCCTGACAGGCCACTATCTCTTTATGTACATATTCCGTTTTGTCATAAGCTGTGTTATTTCTGTGGCTGTAATAAGCTGGTGACTCGCCATAAACATAAAGTAGATAACTATCTGCTGGTTTTAGAAAAAGAAATTATAAAACAAGCGAGATTGTTTACCAACCGAACTGTGATCCAAATGCATTGGGGCGGAGGAACACCAACCTATTTGGATAAATCCCAGATCAGTCAACTAATGGCAATGTTAAAATCACACTTTAATTTTGCCGCGGATGCCGAAATATCAATTGAAATTGATCCGCGAGAAATAGAATTGCATGTTATTGATCACTTGCGGTGTGAGGGTTTTAACCGCCTGAGTATGGGCGTGCAGGATTTTAATAAACAGGTACAAAATTTAGTTAACCGTCAGCAGGATGAAGCGTTTATTTTTGCTTTGATGCAACGTGCACGTGAGGTGGGGTTTAACTCTACCAGTATTGATTTAATTTATGGTTTACCTAAACAGACAGCGGAAACTTTTGCTTTTACTTTAGAGCGAGTATTGGCACTTTCGCCTGATCGTTTAAGTGTTTTTAATTATGCCCATATGCCTCATCTCTTTGCTGCACAACGCAAAATTAAAACCCAGGATCTACCTACAGCAGAACAAAAACTGGCTATTTTACAGCAAACGATTTTCACCTTGACACAAAATGGTTACCAATTTATTGGTATGGATCATTTTGCTAAACCTAACGACGAATTGGCTATCGCACAACGTAATGGCGTCTTGCATCGTAATTTTCAGGGCTATACCACCCAGCAAAACTGTGATCTACTGGGATTGGGCGTATCAGCAATTAGTATGTTAGGTGATCATTATGCGCAAAATCAAAAAGATTTAAACGCTTACTATCAGGCCATTGAAAATCATCAGCATGCATTATGGAAAGGTTTATCCTTGACACAGGATGATTGTATTCGGCGTGATGTTATCAAAACTTTAATCTGTAATTTTCAGCTGGCTTACAGTGATATTGAAGAGCGCTATCAAATTGATTTCAAGGATTATTTTTTTGTAGATCTACAGTTATTACAACCGATGATAGCAGATGGCTTAGTGATTGTTGGTCAAAGAGAGCTACAAATTACCGCTAAGGGTCGATTGTTGATCCGTAATATATGTATGTGTTTTGATATTTATTTGCGCAACCAAATGCGTCAACGTCAATTTTCACGAGTGATATAG